The Pirellulales bacterium genomic interval AATAGGGAGCAATTAGAGCGACCTGCGGGCCGGAAGTCCGAGAGCGTGCGTTTCGTCGGGATATGCCGTCCTGCGGGCCAGTCAGAGCGACGGCCCGGACATCGCGGTGGCGCGATCCGCAGGTTACAATCGCCACGCATCCACCTTCGCCCATTCCACTTGCGGTGCGGTCCCATGACCGATGTCACTCGGCTGCTGATGCAAGTCGATCAAGGCGATCCGGTGGCCGCCGAGCAATTGCTACCCCTGGTGTATCAGGAATTGCGGCGGCTCGCCGCGCGCCACCTCGGCCGGGAAAAGGCGGGTCAAACGCTCGACGCTACCGGCCTGGTTCACGAGGCGTATTTGCGTCTGCTGGGCGGAGCAAATCCGCAAGTATGGCACGGACGCGGTCATTTCTTTGCCGCCGCGGCCGAAGCCATGCGGCGCATCCTGGTCGATAAGGCGCGCCGGCGCAAGGCCGTGAAGCATGGCGGTGATCGGGCCCGCGTCAATCTGGACGCGGTGCTATCGTTGGCCGAGATGGCGCCAGCGACAGACCTGCTGGCTCTCGACGAGGCTCTAACGCGATTGGCCCAACTCGCGCCGGCCAAGGCCGAGGTTGTAAAGCTACGTTACTTCGCCGGGCTGAGCATGAACCAGGTGGCGGAAGTGCTGCAGATTTCGCTGGCTACCGTGGAACGCTATTGGACCTATTCCCGCAGTTGGCTGTACGCCGAGCTGAGCGATTCCGATCGGCCTGAACCGCCGGCGCCAGGTAAAGCGGCAGGCAAGGCCGCGACCAGCGAAGATAAGTCGTAGTAGTACCAGGCACAGAAAACGGCATCGCACCAAACAATCGCATGACCGAACCACCTGATAACGTCGAAAGCATTTTCTTTGCCGCCCTGACCAAGGCCGGGCCTGCCGAACGTGCCGCCTATTTGGACGAGGCCTGCCGTGACGCTCCGCAGCTGCGTCGCAGCGTCGAGCGCCTGTTGGAAGCGCACGCCAAGGCCGGCGGATTTCTGGAAGGTTCTCCGGCCGAGCTGCTGCCGACCGTGGATCGGCCCGAAGACGGGCAGCCGCCCGGTCGTACCGCGCCTGCGGCTGACGACCTGGTGGGCACTTTTGTCGGCCCTTACAAGCTGCTCGAGCAGATTGGTGAAGGGGGCATGGGCGTGGTGTACATGGCCGATCAGCAGACGCCGATTCGTCGTCGGGTCGCGCTCAAGGTCATCAAGCCTGGCTTGGACACCCGGCAAGTGATTGCCCGCTTCGAGGCCGAGCGGCAGGCCTTGGCACTGATGGATCATCCCAATATCGCCCGGGTGCTCGACGCGGGTACAGCCGACTCGGGCCGGTCGTACTTCGTGATGGAATTGGTTCGCGGCGTGCCCATCACGGAATACTGCGACCAAAACAATCTACCGCTGCACGAGCGGCTGGAACTTTTCGGGCAAGTCTGCCATGCCGTGCAGCACGCGCATCAAAAGGGGATCATCCACCGCGATATCAAGCCGTCGAACGTGTTGGTGACCATGAACGACGGCCGCGCGGTGCCGAAGATCATCGACTTTGGCGTCGCCAAGGCGACCAACCAGCAGTTGACCGACAAAACGCTGTTCACGAATTTTGCCCAAATGGTCGGTACGCCGCTGTACATGAGCCCCGAACAGGCAGAAATGACCAGCCTGGACGTGGACACCCGCACCGATATTTATTCGCTGGGGGTGCTTCTTTATGAATTGCTGACCGGCACCACACCGTTCGATCGCAAGTCGCTGCGCGATGCGGCCTATGACGAGATCCGCCGCATCATTCGCGAGCAAGTACCGCCGCGCCCCAGCCAGCGGATCAGCACGCTGGGCCAAAAGCGGACCGTGGTGGCCGCGCATCGCCAGGCCGATCCCAACCGATTGAGCCAATTGATGCAGGGCGATCTCGATTGGATCGT includes:
- a CDS encoding ECF-type sigma factor: MTDVTRLLMQVDQGDPVAAEQLLPLVYQELRRLAARHLGREKAGQTLDATGLVHEAYLRLLGGANPQVWHGRGHFFAAAAEAMRRILVDKARRRKAVKHGGDRARVNLDAVLSLAEMAPATDLLALDEALTRLAQLAPAKAEVVKLRYFAGLSMNQVAEVLQISLATVERYWTYSRSWLYAELSDSDRPEPPAPGKAAGKAATSEDKS